TTGTTTTAACTGCATCAGCGCACCATTTAAACCTTCCCCAGCTTCCACCAATAGCTCATTTATTTCGATGCTTGCTAGATGGCTTAATAGGCTGGTTAAACACACTTTACCCATCTCATTAGGGATGCAAAGCAATTCAACGCCCAGCGCCGTTAATTGACTTGCTTTGCTTTCCACATCAGTCGCAAAGGCAATCAACACATGCTTGTTATTCAAAACCTTTGCTTCAATAGGTATGCGTAATTGACTATCTACAATTACACAGAGTGGTTGGCGACCAATCTCTAAATCGCGTACAGTTAAGCTGGGGTTATCTTGTAAGACAGTACCGATACCTGTCATGATGGCGCATGATCTTGCACGCCAATGCTGTACATCTGTGCGTGATGCTGCACTTGTAATCCATTGACTAACACCATTACTTAAAGCGGTTTTACCATCCAGGCTTGTCGCAATTTTGCTGCGTATGTATGGCATCCGCTGCGTCATACGCTTAATAAACCCCGGATTTAACGCTTGTGCTTGTTGTTGCATTAAGCCAATTAATACCTCAATTCCAGCGGCTTTTAGCAACGCAACACCTTGACCAGACACCAAGGGATTTGGGTCTTGCATGGCGATAACAACCTTCGTTACACCAGCATTAATTAAAGCTTCCGCGCAAGGCGGCGTTCGTCCGTGATGACTACACGGCTCTAAGGTCACATAAGCGGTTGCACCATTTGTAGATACACTGGCCTGCTGAATTGCGTGCACTTCCGCATGTGGTGTGCCCGCTCTTAAGTGCGCCCCCTCACCAATCACTTTGCCGTCTTTAACAATAAGACAACCAACACGTGGATTAGGCATGCTTGTGTTTAGCCCTTGTTTGGCTAACCGCAGGGCCTGCATCATAAAGAGGTGATCATCAGGC
This region of Methylophilaceae bacterium genomic DNA includes:
- the ribD gene encoding bifunctional diaminohydroxyphosphoribosylaminopyrimidine deaminase/5-amino-6-(5-phosphoribosylamino)uracil reductase RibD, giving the protein MTQFTPDDHLFMMQALRLAKQGLNTSMPNPRVGCLIVKDGKVIGEGAHLRAGTPHAEVHAIQQASVSTNGATAYVTLEPCSHHGRTPPCAEALINAGVTKVVIAMQDPNPLVSGQGVALLKAAGIEVLIGLMQQQAQALNPGFIKRMTQRMPYIRSKIATSLDGKTALSNGVSQWITSAASRTDVQHWRARSCAIMTGIGTVLQDNPSLTVRDLEIGRQPLCVIVDSQLRIPIEAKVLNNKHVLIAFATDVESKASQLTALGVELLCIPNEMGKVCLTSLLSHLASIEINELLVEAGEGLNGALMQLKQIDELVIYYAPKLMGNEGKSLFALPKLQTMAEAIDLNIVDVRQVGPDIRVLANCAH